In Homo sapiens chromosome 11, GRCh38.p14 Primary Assembly, one DNA window encodes the following:
- the PGA4 gene encoding pepsin A-4 preproprotein — protein MKWLLLLGLVALSECIMYKVPLIRKKSLRRTLSERGLLKDFLKKHNLNPARKYFPQWEAPTLVDEQPLENYLDMEYFGTIGIGTPAQDFTVVFDTGSSNLWVPSVYCSSLACTNHNRFNPEDSSTYQSTSETVSITYGTGSMTGILGYDTVQVGGISDTNQIFGLSETEPGSFLYYAPFDGILGLAYPSISSSGATPVFDNIWNQGLVSQDLFSVYLSADDQSGSVVIFGGIDSSYYTGSLNWVPVTVEGYWQITVDSITMNGEAIACAEGCQAIVDTGTSLLTGPTSPIANIQSDIGASENSDGDMVVSCSAISSLPDIVFTINGVQYPVPPSAYILQSEGSCISGFQGMNLPTESGELWILGDVFIRQYFTVFDRANNQVGLAPVA, from the exons ATGaagtggctgctgctgctgggtcTGGTGGCGCTCTCTGAGTGCATCATGTACAA GGTCCCCCTCATCAGAAAGAAGTCCTTGAGGCGCACCCTGTCCGAGCGTGGCCTGCTGAAGGACTTCCTGAAGAAGCACAACCTCAACCCAGCCAGAAAGTACTTCCCCCAGTGGGAGGCTCCCACCCTGGTAGATGAACAGCCCCTGGAGAACTACCTGGAT ATGGAGTACTTCGGCACTATCGGCATCGGAACTCCTGCCCAGGATTTCACCGTCGTCTTTGACACCGGCTCCTCCAACCTGTGGGTGCCCTCAGTCTACTGCTCCAGTCTTGCCTGCA CCAACCACAACCGCTTCAACCCTGAGGATTCTTCCACCTACCAGTCCACCAGCGAGACAGTCTCCATCACCTACGGCACCGGCAGCATGACAGGCATCCTCGGATACGACACTGTCCAG GTTGGAGGCATCTCTGACACCAATCAGATCTTCGGCCTGAGCGAGACGGAACCTGGCTCCTTCCTGTATTATGCTCCCTTCGATGGCATCCTGGGGCTGGCCTACCCCAGCATTTCCTCCTCCGGGGCCACACCCGTCTTTGACAACATCTGGAACCAGGGCCTGGTTTCTCAGGACCTCTTCTCTGTCTACCTCAGCGC CGATGACCAGAGTGGCAGCGTGGTGATCTTTGGTGGCATTGACTCTTCTTACTACACTGGAAGTCTGAACTGGGTGCCTGTTACCGTCGAGGGTTACTGGCAGATCACCGTGGACAG CATCACCATGAACGGAGAGGCCATCGCCTGCGCTGAGGGCTGCCAGGCCATTGTTGACACCGGCACCTCTCTGCTGACCGGCCCAACCAGCCCCATTGCCAACATCCAGAGCGACATCGGAGCCAGCGAGAACTCAGATGGCGAC ATGGTGGTCAGCTGCTCAGCCATCAGCAGCCTGCCCGACATCGTCTTCACCATCAATGGAGTCCAGTACCCCGTGCCACCCAGTGCCTACATCCTGCAG AGCGAGGGGAGCTGCATCAGTGGCTTCCAGGGCATGAACCTCCCCACCGAATCTGGAGAGCTTTGGATCCTGGGTGATGTCTTCATCCGCCAGTACTTTACCGTCTTCGACAGGGCAAACAACCAGGTCGGCCTGGCCCCCGTGGCTTAA
- the PGA5 gene encoding pepsin A-5 preproprotein has product MKWLLLLGLVALSECIMYKVPLIRKKSLRRTLSERGLLKDFLKKHNLNPARKYFPQWEAPTLVDEQPLENYLDMEYFGTIGIGTPAQDFTVVFDTGSSNLWVPSVYCSSLACTNHNRFNPEDSSTYQSTSETVSITYGTGSMTGILGYDTVQVGGISDTNQIFGLSETEPGSFLYYAPFDGILGLAYPSISSSGATPVFDNIWNQGLVSQDLFSVYLSADDKSGSVVIFGGIDSSYYTGSLNWVPVTVEGYWQITVDSITMNGETIACAEGCQAIVDTGTSLLTGPTSPIANIQSDIGASENSDGDMVVSCSAISSLPDIVFTINGVQYPVPPSAYILQSEGSCISGFQGMNVPTESGELWILGDVFIRQYFTVFDRANNQVGLAPVA; this is encoded by the exons ATGaagtggctgctgctgctgggtcTGGTGGCGCTCTCTGAGTGCATCATGTACAA GGTCCCCCTCATCAGAAAGAAGTCCTTGAGGCGCACCCTGTCCGAGCGTGGCCTGCTGAAGGACTTCCTGAAGAAGCACAACCTCAACCCAGCCAGAAAGTACTTCCCCCAGTGGGAGGCTCCCACCCTGGTAGATGAACAGCCCCTGGAGAACTACCTGGAT ATGGAGTACTTCGGCACTATCGGCATCGGAACTCCTGCCCAGGATTTCACCGTCGTCTTTGACACCGGCTCCTCCAACCTGTGGGTGCCCTCAGTCTACTGCTCCAGTCTTGCCTGCA CCAACCACAACCGCTTCAACCCTGAGGATTCTTCCACCTACCAGTCCACCAGCGAGACAGTCTCCATCACCTACGGCACCGGCAGCATGACAGGCATCCTCGGATACGACACTGTCCAG GTTGGAGGCATCTCTGACACCAATCAGATCTTCGGCCTGAGCGAGACGGAACCTGGCTCCTTCCTGTATTATGCTCCCTTCGATGGCATCCTGGGGCTGGCCTACCCCAGCATTTCCTCCTCCGGGGCCACACCCGTCTTTGACAACATCTGGAACCAGGGCCTGGTTTCTCAGGACCTCTTCTCTGTCTACCTCAGCGC CGATGACAAGAGTGGCAGCGTGGTGATCTTTGGTGGCATTGACTCTTCTTACTACACTGGAAGTCTGAACTGGGTGCCTGTTACCGTCGAGGGTTACTGGCAGATCACCGTGGACAG CATCACCATGAACGGAGAGACCATCGCCTGTGCTGAGGGCTGCCAGGCCATTGTTGACACCGGCACCTCTCTGCTGACCGGCCCAACCAGCCCCATTGCCAACATCCAGAGCGACATCGGAGCCAGCGAGAACTCAGATGGCGAC ATGGTGGTCAGCTGCTCAGCCATCAGCAGCCTGCCCGACATCGTCTTCACCATCAATGGAGTCCAGTACCCCGTGCCACCCAGTGCCTACATCCTGCAG AGCGAGGGGAGCTGCATCAGTGGCTTCCAGGGCATGAACGTCCCCACCGAATCTGGAGAGCTTTGGATCCTGGGTGATGTCTTCATCCGCCAGTACTTTACCGTCTTCGACAGGGCAAACAACCAGGTCGGCCTGGCCCCTGTGGCTTAA